A window from Crocosphaera sp. UHCC 0190 encodes these proteins:
- a CDS encoding DUF389 domain-containing protein: MKNWFRQNIPRVPPETREKLHQELLEEAQLDTNFLVLNLSSCLIASLGLLMNSPAVIIGAMLIAPLMMPLRGLALGALDNERHLVKTSLITLVIGTVVAVIMSGLVGGIFGLPESSFSTEILGRTQPNLADLGVAVAAGAISGFAKIRRKLSDALAGTAISVALMPPICVVGIGISQQAWQLSNGAFLLYLTNLLGITLSCVIVFVLGGYYLDYQQTRQALGGFLVMTGILIFPLFISFGNLLRQERIEAEIKTILQRKTVTVGQQTELVGFKVQWPTFPWDQDYPIILLTVQENSENPVTPTQVRLVEKLIQRDLGKKFKLVFRASQLREVRADYEKPLSPPLLFGPAQLPPAPFRPQHQDANSSQVN, encoded by the coding sequence ATGAAAAACTGGTTCAGACAGAATATTCCGAGAGTTCCCCCGGAAACCCGCGAAAAATTGCATCAAGAACTATTAGAAGAGGCTCAACTCGATACCAATTTTCTCGTTTTAAACTTAAGTTCTTGTCTTATTGCCAGCTTGGGACTCTTAATGAATAGTCCGGCGGTAATTATTGGAGCGATGTTAATTGCTCCTTTGATGATGCCCTTACGAGGTTTAGCTCTTGGTGCTTTAGATAACGAGCGTCACTTAGTGAAAACCAGTCTGATCACCTTAGTGATAGGGACAGTAGTCGCAGTTATCATGTCTGGATTAGTCGGGGGGATCTTTGGCTTGCCAGAGTCCTCCTTTAGTACAGAAATTCTCGGACGAACCCAACCTAATTTAGCTGATTTAGGGGTAGCAGTGGCAGCCGGGGCAATTAGTGGCTTTGCCAAAATTCGGCGTAAACTTAGTGATGCTTTAGCAGGAACAGCTATTTCTGTGGCTTTGATGCCCCCTATCTGCGTGGTAGGCATTGGTATTTCTCAGCAAGCATGGCAATTAAGTAATGGTGCCTTTTTATTGTATTTAACCAATCTTTTGGGCATTACCCTCTCTTGTGTCATCGTTTTTGTCTTAGGGGGATATTACCTTGATTACCAGCAAACTCGTCAAGCATTGGGGGGATTTTTAGTGATGACGGGCATCCTGATCTTCCCCTTGTTTATTAGTTTTGGCAATCTTTTACGTCAAGAGAGAATTGAAGCAGAAATTAAGACTATTCTGCAACGAAAAACGGTGACAGTGGGTCAGCAAACGGAATTAGTCGGGTTTAAGGTACAATGGCCGACCTTTCCTTGGGATCAAGACTATCCGATTATTTTATTGACGGTTCAGGAAAATTCGGAAAATCCCGTCACACCCACCCAAGTTCGCTTAGTCGAAAAATTGATTCAACGAGACTTAGGCAAAAAATTTAAGTTAGTGTTTCGGGCCAGTCAATTAAGAGAGGTAAGAGCAGATTACGAAAAACCTTTATCCCCTCCCTTACTATTTGGCCCGGCCCAATTACCACCGGCCCCCTTTCGTCCCCAACATCAAGATGCTAACTCTTCCCAAGTGAATTAA